From Natronolimnobius sp. AArcel1, one genomic window encodes:
- a CDS encoding ISH3 family transposase produces the protein MHSNKQADNVIHEDQLLNFLVNRLDEEVPLSLANNAEITAEDIYEVLVGACADGTSVSTLCASSKNAPAANTILYHLRTKLEPERLERVANTLLRKDLDQLLSEQVEVCVDLHLRPYYGDEDETDGIYHSQAKRGTTAFHAYAILYARVTNKRFTLAVRRLEDGDTASSVLAEFLGVLDGLDFSVKAVYLDREFYDSKCLTVLQAHNHAYVMPIVRWGKAIKQELSEGWSRVIQHELTGKLDGHSWTVEFPVYIDCTYQNGRYDEHGVARHGYAADAPFIDTPRDARYHYAKRFGIEASYRLSEQSIATTSTQDPVVRLLYVVVSLLLQNVWRYLHWEFVATPRRGGRRLWSWSFKEFINMVRRAAWTALTVRRAVPANRPPDDRFHR, from the coding sequence GTGCACTCCAACAAGCAAGCAGACAACGTAATCCACGAAGACCAACTTCTTAACTTTCTCGTCAACCGGCTTGACGAGGAAGTACCGCTTTCGCTCGCTAACAACGCTGAGATCACTGCTGAAGACATCTATGAGGTCCTCGTCGGCGCGTGCGCCGACGGGACCTCAGTCTCTACGCTGTGTGCTTCGAGCAAGAACGCACCCGCTGCGAACACAATTCTCTACCATCTCCGGACGAAGCTCGAGCCAGAACGGCTCGAACGAGTCGCTAATACGCTCCTTCGGAAGGATCTCGATCAACTGCTCTCCGAGCAGGTGGAGGTCTGCGTAGACCTCCATCTGCGGCCCTACTACGGTGACGAAGATGAGACAGATGGGATCTATCACTCGCAAGCAAAGCGTGGAACCACTGCCTTTCACGCCTATGCCATACTCTACGCGCGTGTGACAAACAAGCGATTCACCCTGGCAGTGCGCCGTCTCGAAGACGGCGACACTGCCAGCAGTGTCCTCGCGGAGTTTCTCGGTGTGCTCGACGGCCTTGACTTCAGCGTCAAGGCCGTCTACCTTGACCGTGAATTCTACGACAGCAAGTGTCTCACGGTGCTTCAGGCGCACAATCACGCCTACGTGATGCCGATCGTCCGCTGGGGAAAGGCGATCAAGCAGGAACTCTCCGAAGGCTGGAGTCGCGTCATCCAACACGAGCTGACGGGCAAACTCGACGGTCACAGCTGGACCGTCGAGTTTCCCGTCTACATCGACTGTACCTACCAGAACGGACGCTACGATGAACACGGCGTGGCGCGTCACGGCTACGCCGCTGACGCGCCGTTCATCGACACGCCACGGGACGCTCGATACCACTACGCGAAACGCTTCGGTATCGAGGCCAGCTACCGACTCTCCGAGCAAAGCATTGCAACGACATCAACACAAGATCCGGTCGTACGGCTGTTGTACGTTGTGGTGAGCCTGCTGTTGCAGAACGTCTGGCGGTATCTCCACTGGGAATTTGTGGCGACGCCGCGCCGTGGCGGGCGTCGCCTCTGGTCCTGGTCGTTCAAGGAGTTCATTAACATGGTCCGACGGGCAGCGTGGACGGCCCTCACGGTGCGTCGGGCCGTCCCCGCGAACCGGCCACCTGATGATCGGTTCCACCGGTAA